One Odocoileus virginianus isolate 20LAN1187 ecotype Illinois chromosome 4, Ovbor_1.2, whole genome shotgun sequence DNA segment encodes these proteins:
- the SERP1 gene encoding stress-associated endoplasmic reticulum protein 1, with product MVAKQRIRMANEKHSKNITQRGNVAKTSRNAPEEKASVGPWLLALFIFVVCGSAIFQIIQSIRMGM from the exons ATGGTCGCCAAGCAGCGGATCCGTATGGCCAACGAGAAGCACAGCAAGAACATCACGCAGCGCGGCAACGTCGCCAAGACCTCG AGAAATGCTCCTGAAGAGAAGGCGTCTGTAGGACCCTGGTTATTGGCtctcttcatttttgttgtttgtggTTCTG CAATTTTCCAGATTATTCAAAGTATCAGGATGGGCATGTGA